In Asticcacaulis sp. SL142, the sequence ACCGGCACGACGCTGTTTTATTGTGGGCTTGTCGGGCTTGCGGTTACGGCGGGCTTCATTGTGGTGACGGAATATTATACCGGCACCGGTAAGCGGCCTGTGGTTTCCATTGCTCAGGCTTCGGTCACCGGGCACGGCACCAATGTTATTCAAGGGCTGGCGGTATCGATGGAATCAACCGCGATACCGGCGCTCATCATTGTCTTCGGGATTATCAGTTGTTACCTGCTGGCCGGATTATTCGGTATTGCCATTGCCACGACCACGATGCTGGCCTTGGCGGGCATGATCGTCGCGCTTGATGCGTTCGGCCCAGTGACTGATAATGCGGGCGGGATTGCGGAGATGGCGGGCCTCGATAAAGACGTGCGCCATACCACCGATGCTCTGGATGCGGTCGGCAACACCACTAAGGCTGTTACCAAGGGCTATGCGATTGGTTCGGCCGGGTTGGGGGCGCTGGTTCTGTTTGCGGCCTATACGTCCGATCTGCAATATTTCAGCGCCAATGCGGCGCCGGGATCCTTCTTTGAGGGCTTAGGCGAACTGACATTCTCTCTATCCAGTCCCTGGGTCGTGATTGGGTTGCTGATTGGTGGGCTTTTGCCGTACCTGTTTGCGGGCATGGGCATGACGGCAGTCGGTCGTGCGGCGCAAAGTGTGGTTGAAGAAGTGCGTCGTCAGTTCCGGGAAAATCCGGGCATCATGCAGGGCACGGTCAAGCCTGACTATGGTCGGGCTGTGGATATGCTGACCAAGGCGGCAATCCGTGAAATGGTCGTGCCGTCATTGTTGCCGGTATTGTCGCCAATTGTGCTGTTTTTCGTGGTCTACCAAATCGGTGGGGCGGTCCCGGCCTTTGAGGCATTAGGGGCCATGCTGCTCGGTGTCATCGTTACGGGTCTATTCGTGGCCATTTCGATGACGTCAGGCGGCGGTGCCTGGGACAATGCCAAGAAATCGTTCGAGGACGGCTTTGTCGATAAGGACGGCGTCAAGCATCTTAAAGGCTCCGAGGCTCATAAGGCCTCGGTGACCGGGGATACGGTCGGCGACCCCTATAAGGATACATCCGGCCCGGCCATTAACCCGATGATCAAGATCACCAATATCGTGGCCTTGCTCATGCTGGCGGTTTTGGCGCACGCAGGTTAAACGAGAAAAGGCTCCGCTCAAGGCGGAGCCTTTTTACTTTGCTGATTCGATGGGACGTTCTTCGGGGGGGCGGTCTTCGGGAGCCTTATCGAAACGCCTGCGCGCGTTCAGGACTTCGTTGCGCGTATTGATAGCCCAAGCCCATAACGTATTCACGGGCTGGATCAGCGACAGGCCTAATGGCGTAAGTTCATAATCGGCAAAGCCATGGCGGTGACTGTTGTGAACGACAAAGCCGTCGCGTTCCAGGGCGCGCAGCACTAATGACAGCATCCGCTGGGATATCCCCTCGACTTCGCGCTTAAGCTCGCTGAAGCGTTTGGGACGATCTTTGAGTGTCAGGATTATATAGAGGCTCCAGCGGTCGCCCAGTCTGTCAAGCAGGTCTCGCATTGCCACACAATCGTGGGTTTCCGGCATCTCACTCAATCGCGCCATTTATGCGGCCTCCTACTCGGTACGCAACAAACAAGGCGCACAGATATGAGCTTATACGTGGAGGCCGTAAAGCTGGATTGCTTGTAAGTTGTTTTTATTGCCTGTTCGCCCGAAGCAGACCCGTTTCAGGCGGAAACGCGACCTATTCGCGACGACGCTGACCGCCGGGGTTGGAATCTTCCTCGTTCGTAATGGTCTGACGACCGACGTTGCCAAGGATTTGTTCAAGCGCTGTCAGTTCGCGGCCACGGGTAGGGGTCTTGGCCTGATTGAAATCAACGGCGCGTCCATCAGCCAGGGTCAGGGTTTTTACGTCCTTGACGACCTGTGAGGATTTGTCGAATTCAATAACCGTTACTTTGCGGTTGGTCACTTCCGACTTTTTGTAGGTCATTTTGCGCGAGGTCTGGTCGATATAGTACCAGATTCCGGGTTCAAACGATGCCGTCAGAGATGGTGACCCCAGTTTGGTGCGCACGGAAGTTTGGGTGTCTTCGCCAACCTTGATGTCCTTGGAGGGATCAACATCTGACACCAGATAGCCCTGACGGGATATGGTAGGCGCGCAGGCCGTCAATGTGCCTGCCATAATTCCGGCAAGGGCAACAAAAGGAATGAGGCGTTTGAACGTAATCATGGATACCCGTGTTGAACCTGTTTGACCTTGTGGCGCTTAAAGTTTAGGTCTTTCGCCCACACAGGGGCTTTCACCTGTCCTTATATCGAAATCTTACGGCAAACCATACTCATGTTGCAAAAACTTTTGGCGATGTTCGCAAATTTCAAGCCACGGCCTGCCGTTGTCGTCGGTCAGAGTCTTTATGGGCAGTGTGTGTCGCAATCAAGGCAGGTGCCTTTTTATGTTGAGTACGGCGTTAAGGACGAAATCGGCGCCCGGTTTGAGTTATTGTGTCTGCATGTGATTCTGGCTTTGCAGGTACTGAAACGACCGGTGACTGATCCCCACCATGAACAGGCTAAAGAAACGGCTCAGTCGTTGTTTGACTCTCTGCTGCGCGGGCTTGACGATACCATGCGCGAGCAGGGCGTCGGGGACCTTAGCGTGGCTAAAAAAATGAAGGCTTTGGGCAAGGTTGTTTATGCCCGTATCAAAGGCTGGGATGATCTGCTGACGTCGGGTGCGTCTTTGGAGCAGATGACGGATTATATTTTACGGACAGTCTATGCGGACGATGAGGTGCCCGCGGGAGCAGTTCATACTGATAAAGCTAAAGATTTTGCCGAATATGTCGACAAGGCTTTAAAATCCCTGTCGTTATCAGACCTGTTGCATGGTAAAAGTGCGTGGCCGCCCTTAAACTAGGGCTAATAACGAACCTGTAAAACCCCTGGGTGTGATTCTAATAAGCCAGGTGCGTGGAGTATGAACATGGCAGATGCCCATCCCGAAAATGACGATCTTTTGTGGAGCCATCCGGTTGCCTTTGATAACGCTTTCAAAGGGTTGGACCTCAGTCTCGAAGCTGATGAGGCCCGGCGTGCCCGTGTGCAGGCGGCTTTTGGAATGATTGATCTGATCAGCCTTAAGGTCACTGTCCATACGCACGGTAAGCCATCTCATGATCACACTGAGACTGTACACATACGGGTCGAGTTATCCGGTGAAGTGACGCAGGAGTGTGGGGCGACGCTCGAGCCCTTTACTCATGAAATTTCCTCCAGGCTTGAGGTCGATTGCGTCAAGGCTGAAACCTATTCCAAGTCTGCGCAGGCAACCGGTGAACAGGAATTGTCTGCCAATGATCTGGATGAGCCTGATCTTATCGAAAATGGCCGTATCGATCTGGGGCTTTATATCATCGAGGCGCTGGGGGAAGCTTATGATCCGTTTGCCCGCAAGCCTGGTGCGATCTTTGAAGAGCCCGCTGCGGAGCCGGAACCTTCGCCCTTTGCGGCCTTATCGCGCCTGAAGTTCGATTAAGCGAATCTGATGAGTGAAGTTGCGCTTGCATAGTTTTGTATGCACGCTAGTTTGCACCGATTTTTGAACACGCATATACGTGTTCGCACCATACTGACGGGGTCTTTGGTCCTTTGACAAGCAAGTCTGACACAGTCGCGGCCACCTCAAACGGGAAATTGGTCATAGCCATTGACGCGATGGGGGGGGATCATGGCCCGCGTGTGACGGTTCCGGGGGCGGCGCAAGCCCTGAAACGCGAAGCTGGAACGCACAATCTCCACTTCCTGCTGCACGGCGATGAAGCGCAAATCCGACCTGAGCTGGAGCGCCACCCTGAGCTTAAGGCCATGGCCACCATCGTTCACACAGATCAATCCATTGCCATGGATGAAAAGCCCGCTCAGGCTATCCGCCGTAAGGGCACGAGCCTTTTCAACGCGATAACGTCGGTCAAGACCAAAGAGGCGCGCGCCATAGTCTCGGCCGGGAATACCGGTGCCCTGATGGCCATGTCGCGTATGATTCTGAAAATGATGGCTGAGGATCTGGAGCGTCCCGCCATTGCCTGCGGCTGGCCCAATACCGGTGGCATGGGCACGGTTTTGGATGTCGGCGCCAATGTAACGTCTGACGCGCACCAATTGATTGAGTTCGCCATTATGGGCGCAGCCTTCCACCGGGCGGTACGCGGCGTGCAAAACCCTAAAATCGGTATTCTCAATGTCGGCTCAGAAGATGTAAAAGGCCACGAAGAGGTGCGCGAAGCCCACCGCCTTTTGCGTGAAGGCGGTTTTGGTCTGAACTATTATGGCTTTGTTGAAGGCGATGACCTGTTTAGCGGTAAAGTCGATGTGGTCGTGACCGATGGTTTTACCGGCAATATTGCTCTTAAAACCGCCGAAGGGGCCGCCCGTTTTATCAAAAGCCTATTGCGCGATGCGTTTAAATCATCGCCCTTTGCCATGTTTGGGGCGTTGTTGGCATCATCCGCGCTTAAGGTCATGGCCACGCGCGTCGATCCGGGCGCATCCAACGGCGGGCCGCTGCTGGGCCTGAAAGGGATCGTGATCAAAAGCCATGGCGGAGCAGAAGCCTGGGCGTTTTCAAATGCGGTGAGTGTGGCCATATCGCTGGCGGCGTCATCCTATGAGGATGATATCAGGACGGCTTTGGCTCATCTGTCTGAAGCCATGCCATCAGGAGATGCCGACAAAGCGGTGGCATCCGGCAAACATAAGGTCGTCGCGCCGGAAGCCGGTCTGGCGGTTGAAGGGACAAAAGTTTCGTGAATATGCGTATTTTGAGAACGGCCGTCACCGGCGTTGGCGGCTATCTGCCGGAACATATCCTCACTAATGATG encodes:
- a CDS encoding sodium-translocating pyrophosphatase; its protein translation is MTTELVSVAGPDIGATIGLVLATGVVALLFGVVQTFGLMKADQGSPAMRAIAAAIQEGAEAYLKRQYTTIALVGVVIFVLAWVFLSNLAAIGFLVGAVLSGAAGFAGMLISVRANVRTAQAASQSLQKGLDLAFSAGAITGLFVAGGALLAVTGYYAVLTVGIGLDGTSRDVIDALVALGFGASLISIFARLGGGIFTKGADVGGDMVGKVEAGIPEDDPRNPATIADNVGDNVGDCAGMAADLFETYAVTVVATMVLAAIFFAGTPWVDRMMVLPLVICGACILTSIAGTFFVKLGKDNHIMNALYKGLIVTGVLSVAALAAVVHYFIGFDTPINYAGAPQAFTGTTLFYCGLVGLAVTAGFIVVTEYYTGTGKRPVVSIAQASVTGHGTNVIQGLAVSMESTAIPALIIVFGIISCYLLAGLFGIAIATTTMLALAGMIVALDAFGPVTDNAGGIAEMAGLDKDVRHTTDALDAVGNTTKAVTKGYAIGSAGLGALVLFAAYTSDLQYFSANAAPGSFFEGLGELTFSLSSPWVVIGLLIGGLLPYLFAGMGMTAVGRAAQSVVEEVRRQFRENPGIMQGTVKPDYGRAVDMLTKAAIREMVVPSLLPVLSPIVLFFVVYQIGGAVPAFEALGAMLLGVIVTGLFVAISMTSGGGAWDNAKKSFEDGFVDKDGVKHLKGSEAHKASVTGDTVGDPYKDTSGPAINPMIKITNIVALLMLAVLAHAG
- a CDS encoding winged helix-turn-helix transcriptional regulator, with protein sequence MARLSEMPETHDCVAMRDLLDRLGDRWSLYIILTLKDRPKRFSELKREVEGISQRMLSLVLRALERDGFVVHNSHRHGFADYELTPLGLSLIQPVNTLWAWAINTRNEVLNARRRFDKAPEDRPPEERPIESAK
- a CDS encoding outer membrane protein assembly factor BamE encodes the protein MITFKRLIPFVALAGIMAGTLTACAPTISRQGYLVSDVDPSKDIKVGEDTQTSVRTKLGSPSLTASFEPGIWYYIDQTSRKMTYKKSEVTNRKVTVIEFDKSSQVVKDVKTLTLADGRAVDFNQAKTPTRGRELTALEQILGNVGRQTITNEEDSNPGGQRRRE
- a CDS encoding ubiquinol-cytochrome C chaperone family protein gives rise to the protein MSQSRQVPFYVEYGVKDEIGARFELLCLHVILALQVLKRPVTDPHHEQAKETAQSLFDSLLRGLDDTMREQGVGDLSVAKKMKALGKVVYARIKGWDDLLTSGASLEQMTDYILRTVYADDEVPAGAVHTDKAKDFAEYVDKALKSLSLSDLLHGKSAWPPLN
- a CDS encoding YceD family protein, whose protein sequence is MNMADAHPENDDLLWSHPVAFDNAFKGLDLSLEADEARRARVQAAFGMIDLISLKVTVHTHGKPSHDHTETVHIRVELSGEVTQECGATLEPFTHEISSRLEVDCVKAETYSKSAQATGEQELSANDLDEPDLIENGRIDLGLYIIEALGEAYDPFARKPGAIFEEPAAEPEPSPFAALSRLKFD
- the plsX gene encoding phosphate acyltransferase PlsX, with translation MGGDHGPRVTVPGAAQALKREAGTHNLHFLLHGDEAQIRPELERHPELKAMATIVHTDQSIAMDEKPAQAIRRKGTSLFNAITSVKTKEARAIVSAGNTGALMAMSRMILKMMAEDLERPAIACGWPNTGGMGTVLDVGANVTSDAHQLIEFAIMGAAFHRAVRGVQNPKIGILNVGSEDVKGHEEVREAHRLLREGGFGLNYYGFVEGDDLFSGKVDVVVTDGFTGNIALKTAEGAARFIKSLLRDAFKSSPFAMFGALLASSALKVMATRVDPGASNGGPLLGLKGIVIKSHGGAEAWAFSNAVSVAISLAASSYEDDIRTALAHLSEAMPSGDADKAVASGKHKVVAPEAGLAVEGTKVS